The following proteins are encoded in a genomic region of Bernardetia sp. MNP-M8:
- a CDS encoding dihydroorotase encodes MKKSILILNAKLINEGKIEEKDIFIENGRFSRIENDLSNLKADTVIDAKGQYAMAGVIDDQVHFREPGLTQKAQIYTESKAAVAGGTTTFMEMPNTKPQALTQKLLADKYEIGAKDSIANYSFFMGVSNENLEEVLKTDKNNVCGLKIFMGSSTGDMLVDDRQVLETIFSQTDMLIATHCEDEATVKENERLAKAEYGDDVPMRLHPEIRSVEACYKSSSLAVELAKKYNTRLHILHISTAKELDLFTNKIPLAEKRITAEVCVHHLWFDAVDYEKLGSQVKCNPAVKEAQNKDALWKGLLDDRLDIIATDHAPHTWEEKQGNYWTAPSGVPLVQHSLLMLLEAYKQHKISLEKIAEKMAHAPAICFQIKERGFVREGYFADLVLFDLEKATVVTKENLEYKCKWSPFEGNTFDSQITHTIVSGHLAYQNGEFDESEKGMRISFDRN; translated from the coding sequence ATGAAAAAATCCATTTTAATCCTAAACGCCAAGCTCATCAACGAAGGAAAAATCGAAGAAAAAGATATTTTTATAGAAAATGGAAGATTTAGCCGTATCGAAAATGATTTATCTAATCTAAAAGCTGATACAGTTATTGATGCAAAAGGACAATATGCAATGGCAGGCGTTATTGACGACCAAGTGCATTTCAGAGAACCGGGGCTTACACAAAAAGCACAAATTTATACAGAATCAAAAGCAGCTGTTGCAGGGGGAACAACTACTTTTATGGAGATGCCCAATACAAAACCTCAAGCCTTGACACAAAAATTATTAGCTGATAAATATGAAATTGGTGCAAAAGATTCTATTGCCAATTATTCGTTTTTTATGGGCGTTTCGAATGAAAATTTGGAAGAAGTTTTGAAGACAGATAAAAATAATGTGTGTGGTCTGAAAATATTTATGGGTTCTTCTACTGGTGATATGCTCGTCGATGATAGACAGGTTTTGGAAACTATTTTTAGTCAAACAGATATGCTTATTGCTACGCATTGCGAAGACGAAGCAACTGTAAAAGAAAATGAAAGATTAGCAAAAGCAGAATATGGTGATGATGTTCCGATGCGTTTGCACCCAGAAATTAGAAGTGTAGAAGCCTGTTATAAGTCGTCTAGTTTGGCAGTAGAATTAGCCAAAAAATACAATACTCGTTTGCATATTTTGCATATCTCAACAGCAAAAGAATTAGATTTATTTACTAATAAAATTCCTTTAGCAGAAAAACGAATTACAGCAGAAGTTTGTGTTCATCATCTTTGGTTTGATGCTGTAGATTATGAAAAATTAGGTTCTCAAGTAAAATGTAATCCTGCTGTAAAAGAAGCTCAAAATAAAGATGCACTTTGGAAAGGACTTTTAGATGACCGTTTGGATATTATTGCAACCGACCACGCACCCCACACATGGGAAGAAAAACAGGGAAATTATTGGACTGCTCCATCTGGAGTGCCTTTGGTTCAACATTCTCTTTTGATGCTCTTGGAAGCCTACAAACAACACAAAATTTCTTTAGAAAAAATAGCTGAAAAAATGGCTCATGCGCCTGCAATTTGTTTTCAGATAAAAGAGAGAGGTTTTGTAAGAGAAGGTTATTTTGCTGACTTGGTTCTTTTTGATTTGGAAAAAGCAACTGTTGTAACAAAAGAAAACTTAGAATATAAATGTAAGTGGTCGCCTTTTGAAGGAAATACGTTTGATTCTCAGATTACACATACAATTGTTTCGGGACATTTGGCATATCAAAATGGAGAATTTGATGAGAGTGAGAAAGGAATGAGAATTAGTTTTGATAGAAACTAG
- a CDS encoding heavy metal translocating P-type ATPase metal-binding domain-containing protein, with protein MATLLENPIQENTQANKKIKKSEKMPCYHCGDDCPSNPIEFDEHDFCCTGCQTVYDILTKNGLDNYYNLEKTGIAPSSIIENPEQFTYLDNEELMRQLVDFTDGNFTRITFKLPQIHCASCVWLLEKLPNLFEGVQDSKVNYLRREASVSFYSKTISLRILVENLTKLGYSPDLKLESKNKKKTDNLPPNFLLRLGVAGFCFGNLMLLSFPEYLGLPIVEDDFPRFFGYLNILLSLPVLLFSGANYFKDAFYALKHKTLNFDIPIALGITALFGRSIFEIISQTGAGYLDSLAALIFLLLVGQWFQRRTFDSISFERDYQSYFPLAALLEVNNDLENDTNNKTTKSISLSDLKINDIVIVKNGQLIPADGELLEGKAQIDYSFVSGESEPVKCKKGQRLYAGGRQWGEPLRIKLLKTVSQSYLMQLWNSDTFDKDNSKLLKNLTQRWGRNFTIFVLLVAFGSASYWLYAEGWQIAINVFTSVLIVACPCALALNAPFAFGNARQILAKKLFFLKNTDSIEMLASQKAHLIFDKTGTLTTSTPSAIWKSIQKNEELTIEDKQALAALASYSLHPISKAIYAAISEFGEGIIYDFEEKIGAGTQAKIQNGKNIDNWKIGNADFVGIKNHVNDYNEKSMVFVSKNDEVKGHFELLNPLRENSLSLLQDFKKQNFNLSLLSGDTEREKMRFIDIFGEKNIHFNQKPIDKLEFLKSLKAKNQQESQSIFMIGDGLNDAGALKQSDFGIAISENQEQFSPACDAILRAESLPKLAQFMLYARQTIWVVRFGLLISLCYNLVGLSFAVSGTLSPIVAAILMPLSSITVVGMGVFLTWFLSRKL; from the coding sequence ATGGCAACTTTACTAGAAAATCCGATACAAGAAAATACACAGGCAAATAAAAAAATAAAAAAGTCTGAAAAAATGCCTTGTTATCATTGTGGCGATGATTGTCCTTCAAATCCGATTGAGTTTGATGAACATGATTTTTGCTGTACAGGCTGCCAAACGGTATATGATATTCTGACAAAAAATGGATTAGATAATTATTACAATCTTGAAAAAACAGGAATTGCGCCTAGTTCAATTATAGAAAATCCAGAACAGTTTACTTATTTGGATAATGAGGAATTGATGCGCCAACTTGTCGATTTTACAGACGGAAATTTTACACGTATTACCTTCAAACTACCTCAAATTCATTGCGCTTCTTGTGTTTGGCTTTTGGAAAAACTACCTAATTTATTTGAAGGTGTGCAAGATTCAAAGGTCAATTATTTGCGTAGAGAGGCAAGCGTTAGTTTTTATAGTAAGACCATTTCGCTTCGTATTTTGGTAGAAAATCTGACAAAATTAGGTTATTCGCCAGACCTAAAACTAGAGTCAAAAAACAAGAAAAAAACGGATAATTTGCCTCCTAATTTTCTGCTTCGTTTGGGAGTTGCAGGTTTTTGTTTTGGTAACTTGATGTTGCTTAGTTTTCCCGAATATTTGGGTTTACCGATTGTAGAAGATGATTTTCCTCGTTTTTTTGGGTATCTTAATATTTTATTATCACTTCCAGTTTTGCTTTTTAGTGGTGCTAATTACTTCAAAGATGCTTTTTATGCCCTCAAACACAAAACTCTTAATTTTGATATTCCGATTGCGCTAGGAATAACAGCTCTTTTTGGTAGAAGTATTTTCGAAATTATAAGTCAAACAGGTGCAGGATATTTGGATTCTTTGGCTGCCTTGATTTTCCTTCTTTTGGTTGGACAATGGTTTCAACGTCGTACTTTTGATAGCATTTCTTTTGAAAGAGATTATCAATCTTATTTTCCTTTGGCTGCTCTTTTGGAAGTTAATAATGATCTAGAAAATGATACGAATAATAAAACTACAAAATCAATTTCATTGTCTGATTTAAAAATTAATGATATTGTAATTGTAAAAAATGGACAACTTATTCCTGCTGATGGCGAGCTTTTGGAAGGAAAAGCTCAAATTGATTATAGTTTTGTAAGTGGTGAATCTGAACCTGTAAAATGCAAAAAAGGGCAGCGTTTGTATGCAGGAGGAAGGCAATGGGGCGAACCGTTGCGTATAAAATTACTCAAAACAGTTTCTCAAAGTTATTTGATGCAGCTTTGGAACAGTGATACATTTGATAAAGACAACTCAAAACTTCTAAAAAATTTAACGCAGCGTTGGGGCAGAAACTTTACGATTTTTGTTTTGTTGGTTGCTTTTGGAAGTGCTTCGTATTGGTTGTATGCCGAAGGTTGGCAGATTGCTATTAATGTTTTTACTTCAGTTTTGATTGTGGCTTGTCCGTGTGCTTTGGCTCTCAATGCGCCTTTTGCTTTTGGAAATGCTAGACAGATTTTGGCGAAAAAGTTGTTTTTCTTGAAAAATACAGATTCTATTGAAATGTTGGCTTCTCAAAAAGCGCATCTTATTTTTGATAAAACAGGAACTCTTACGACCTCAACTCCTAGTGCAATTTGGAAAAGTATTCAGAAAAATGAAGAATTAACTATCGAAGACAAACAGGCTTTAGCTGCTTTGGCTTCTTATTCTTTGCACCCAATTAGTAAGGCAATTTATGCAGCCATTTCAGAGTTTGGAGAAGGAATTATTTATGATTTTGAAGAAAAAATAGGAGCAGGAACACAAGCCAAAATTCAGAATGGAAAAAATATAGATAACTGGAAAATTGGAAATGCTGATTTTGTAGGAATAAAAAATCATGTAAATGATTACAATGAAAAATCAATGGTCTTTGTAAGTAAAAATGATGAGGTAAAAGGACACTTTGAACTTTTAAATCCATTGCGAGAAAATAGTTTGAGTCTCTTGCAAGACTTCAAAAAACAGAATTTCAATCTTTCGTTGCTTTCTGGAGATACAGAACGTGAAAAAATGCGTTTCATTGATATTTTTGGAGAAAAAAACATCCATTTCAATCAAAAACCAATAGATAAATTAGAATTTTTGAAGAGTTTAAAAGCCAAAAATCAACAAGAATCTCAATCTATTTTTATGATTGGCGACGGACTCAATGATGCAGGTGCATTAAAACAGTCTGATTTTGGAATTGCCATTAGTGAAAATCAAGAACAGTTTTCGCCTGCCTGTGATGCCATTTTGAGAGCCGAATCCTTACCAAAACTTGCCCAATTTATGCTTTATGCTCGTCAGACAATTTGGGTAGTTCGTTTTGGTCTTTTGATTTCACTTTGTTATAATTTGGTCGGACTTAGTTTTGCAGTAAGTGGAACACTTTCGCCTATCGTGGCTGCTATTTTGATGCCTTTGTCTTCGATTACCGTTGTTGGAATGGGCGTATTTTTGACTTGGTTTTTGAGTAGGAAATTGTGA